From Peromyscus eremicus chromosome 3, PerEre_H2_v1, whole genome shotgun sequence, one genomic window encodes:
- the LOC131905819 gene encoding amiloride-sensitive amine oxidase [copper-containing]-like, whose translation MGIAQRNLALGWVAAILLPQMAMAEHPKWSLDVKPQVFLDLTPFEMRMVHNFLMSRRELELQPSETPTLAKNSVYLIEMLLPTKKNVLEFLDKGKATPVREARVVIFFGAQEHPNVTEFAVGPLPQPTYMRIISPGPWHHPSWTSRPINKAEHSLIHHTLKKATEPLHQFFLDTTDYSLKDCDEDCLTFTYVAPHVTEPGQRRSWFILQRYMADQSLQPTGLEILLDHGSTDVQLWKVEQVWYNGKLFNSPEELAQKYEDGEVDIVVIMESLPKDTEQPQLSSFSVTPKKSPTTISMARRRVAESYIPPYNIENNTVYYRDWIFSFRLRPSSGLQILNLHFRGVRIAYEVSVQEAVAQFGGHIPAGIRTKYMNVGWGLDNVTHQLVRGIDCPHTATFLEVIHHYDTDKPVYYPQALCLFEMPVGIPIKRHFDSNFKVNFNSGAGTREHVLVLRTISTVHHYDYIWDFIFYPDGAMETKMQATGLANATFYQPKEMRYISQSHTHLFSNIHTHLVHYRIDLDVAGSKNSFHTLQIIQENITRDSRHHVTRNTVKQTIYSREQQAAFHFGKPLPNYLVFSNSHKNYLSQGSSYRLQIYSKIHQVGLPGWQKKRGVSWARYPLAVTKYRDSERCSSSIYNQNNPWNPPVVFEDFIQNSTNIEDKDLVAWVTVGFHNMPRSEESTNMTTPGNSVGFMLRPLNFFQVF comes from the exons ATGGGTATAGCACAAAGGAACCTGGCACTGGGCTGGGTAGCTGCCATCTTGCTGCCACAGATGGCCATGGCAGAGCACCCCAAGTGGAGCTTGGATGTCAAGCCCCAGGTATTCTTGGACCTGACTCCTTTTGAGATGAGGATGGTGCACAACTTCCTGATGAGCAGGAGAGAGCTGGAGCTGCAGCCGTCCGAGACACCCACTTTGGCCAAGAATTCCGTGTACCTCATAGAGATGCTGCTGCCCACGAAGAAAAACGTGCTGGAATTTCTGGACAAAGGAAAAGCGACTCCCGTGCGGGAGGCCCGTGTTGTCATCTTCTTCGGTGCCCAGGAGCACCCCAATGTCACCGAGTTTGCTGTGGGGCCCCTGCCACAGCCCACCTACATGCGAATAATATCTCCCGGGCCTTGGCACCATCCATCCTGGACATCCAGACCCATCAACAAAGCAGAGCACAGCCTTATCCACCACACCCTGAAGAAGGCCACTGAGCCCCTGCATCAGTTCTTCCTTGACACCACTGACTACTCACTAAAGGACTGTGATGAGGATTGTCTGACCTTCACGTATGTGGCCCCCCATGTCACGGAGCCTGGCCAGCGCCGTAGCTGGTTTATCTTACAACGATATATGGCAGACCAGTCCCTGCAGCCCACGGGCCTGGAGATCCTTCTGGATCACGGGAGCACAGATGTCCAGCTCTGGAAAGTGGAGCAGGTCTGGTATAATGGCAAGCTCTTCAACAGTCCAGAGGAACTCGCTCAGAAATATGAGGATGGAGAAGTGGACATAGTGGTCATTATGGAGTCACTGCCCAAGGACACAGAGCAGCCCcaactctcctctttctcagtTACCCCAAAGAAGTCCCCCACCACCATCAGCATGGCAAGACGCAGAGTGGCTGAGTCCTACATCCCTCCCTATAACATAGAGAACAACACAGTGTATTACAGAGATTGGATTTTCTCCTTCCGGCTAcgaccctcttctggcttgcagatcCTGAATCTGCACTTCCGGGGTGTGCGCATTGCCTATGAAGTCAGTGTACAAGAGGCTGTGGCACAGTTTGGAGGACATATACCTGCAGGCATTCGGACCAAATACATGAATGTGGGCTGGGGTCTAGACAATGTCACTCACCAGTTGGTCCGTGGCATTGATTGTCCACACACAGCCACCTTCCTGGAAGTCATCCACCACTATGACACCGACAAGCCAGTCTACTATCCACAAGCTCTCTGTCTCTTTGAGATGCCAGTAGGAATACCAATCAAACGCCACTTTGACTCCAACTTTAAAGTCAACTTCAACTCCGGTGCAGGGACGAGGGAACATGTGCTGGTGCTACGGACAATCTCCACAGTCCACCACTATGATTATATTTGGGACTTCATTTTCTACCCTGATGGGGCGATGGAAACAAAGATGCAAGCCACCGGCCTGGCCAATGCTACCTTCTACCAGCCCAAGGAAATGAGATACATCTCTCAATCACACACCCATCTATTCAGCAACATCCACACTCACCTTGTACATTACCGTATTGACCTGGATGTAGCAG gCAGCAAGAATAGCTTCCATACACTGCAAATCATCCAGGAAAACATCACCAGGGACTCAAGGCATCATGTAACACGGAACACCGTAAAGCAAACGATTTATTCCCGGGAGCAGCAGGCAGCCTTCCACTTCGGAAAACCACTCCCCAATTACCTGGTCTTTAGCAACTCCCATAAGAACTATTTAAGCCAGGGGAGCAGCTACCGTCTGCAGATCTACTCCAAAATCCATCAGGTGGGACTGCCGGGATGGCAAAAGAAGAGAGGTGTCTCTTGGGCCAG GTACCCCTTGGCTGTGACCAAATACCGGGATTCTGAGAGATGCAGCAGCAGCATCTACAACCAGAATAATCCCTGGAACCCCCCTGTAGTCTTCGAGGACTTCATTCAGAACAGTACGAACATTGAAGATAAG GATTTGGTGGCCTGGGTCACAGTGGGCTTCCACAACATGCCCCGTTCTGAGGAGAGCACCAACATGACCACACCTGGGAACTCTGTAGGCTTCATGCTCCGGCCCCTCAACTTCTTCCAGGTCTTCTAG